In Halalkalicoccus tibetensis, the genomic window ATCGGGGTCGACGTCGGCGGCACGTTCACCGACGTGGCGCTCTATACCGACGGCGACCTCACGACGGCGAAGGTACCGAGCACCGAGGATCAGAGCGTCGGCGTGATGGCCGGCATCGAGAAGGCCTGCGAGGAGGCGGGAATCGCTCCCGGAGAGGTCGACGCCTTCAGCCACGCGATGACCGTCTCGGTCAACGCCCTGCTCGAACGGAACGGTGCGAAGACGGCGCTCGTGACCACCGACGGGTTCCGCGACGTCCTCGAGATCGGCCGACAGGCCCGGCCCGACCTCTACGACCTGGACGCCGAGAAACCCGCGCCGCTCGTTCCCCGGAAACGGCGCTACGAGCTCGACGAGCGCGCCACCCCCGAGGGGATCGAGGAGCGGGTCGACGAGGGCGCGGTCCGTGATCTGGCGCGCGAGCTCGACGGCGAGGTCGAGAGCGTCGCGGTCTGCCTGCTGCACGCCTACGCCCACGCCGACAACGAGCGCCGCGTCGCCGAACTCCTGCGCGAGGAGCTGGACGTACCGGTCTCGACCTCGAGCGAGGTGCTCGCGGAGTTCCGCGAGTTCGAGCGGAGCTCGACGACGGCGGTCGACGCCTACGTGACGCCCGCAATCGACTCCTACGTCGGGCGGCTCGCGGAACGCGCCACGGAGGCGGGCGTTCCCATACCTCGGATCATGCAGTCCAACGGCGGAACCGCCGAGGCCGAAACGGTACGGGAGCACGCCGTCACCACGACCCTCTCGGGGCCGGCGGCGGGCGTCGTCGGTGCGGGGGCCACCGTCGAAAGCGAGGAGGGGCTCGTGACGTTCGACATGGGGGGGACCTCGAGCGACGTGAGCCTCGTCCGCGAGGGCGAGATCGAACGCACGACCGACGCCGAGATCGACGGCATCCCCATCGGGACCCCGATGGTCGACGTCAACACCGTGGGGGCCGGCGGCGGCTCGATCGCCTGGGTCGACTCTGGAGGAGCCCTGCGGGTCGGCCCGCGCTCGGCGGGCGCCGAGCCCGGCCCCGCCTGCTACGGCAAGGGCGGCGAGCGGACGACCGTCACCGACGCGAACGTCGTTCTGGGGTATATCGGTCCCGAGACGGCGCTGGGCGGCGAGATGACGCTCGACGTCGAGGCCGCCCACGCTGCGCTCGCGAGACTGGCCGAGGAGGCCGATCTCGACGGCGCGCTGGAAGCGGCCCGCGGCGTCTACCGGGTCGCGAACGCGAACATGGCCCGCGCGGTGCGGGCCGTCACGGTCGAACGGGGCTACGACCCCCGCGGGTTCGGGCTCGTCGCCTTCGGCGGCGCGGGCCCGATGCACGCCGTCTCGCTCGCCGAGTCGCTCGACATCGAGCGGGTGGTCGTCCCCCGGCCCGCGGGCGTGCTTTCGGCCTTCGGCCTGCTCGCGGCCGACGAGAAGCACGACGCCGTCAGGACCTACCGATCCCCTCTCGGGGAGGCCGACATCGAGGCGGTCGAATCGGTGTACGCGGAGCTCGAGGAACGGGTCCGCGAGGAGACCGCTACCGGCGAGCCCGCGGTCGAGCGGGCGGCCGACCTGCGGTACGTCGGCCAGAGCTTCGAGATCACCGTCCCCCTGAGCGAGTTCGACCCCGCGGCGCTCGAGGAGCGGTTCCACGCGGCTCATAACCAGGCCTATGGCTATCGGATGAACGAGGCCGTCGAACTCGTCAACCTCCGGGCAACGGCGACGGTGCCCCGCGAGGCCCCGCGGGTCGCCTACGAGGGCGCGGGCGACCCCGTCGTCGGCGAGCGCGAGGCGTACTTCCCCGGCGGGGGTCGCCGAGAGGCGACGGTCTACGACCGCGATCGCCTCGCGCCCGGCGAGCGGGTCGCGGGGCCCGCGGTGCTCGAACAGGCCGAAAGCACGACCGTCCTGCCCCCCGAGTGGGTCGGGACGGTCGAGACGGACGGAACGCTCACCGCACGGAGGCAGGACTGATGGACGCGATAACACTGGAGATACTCAGAAACCAGCTCGAAAGCATCGCCGAGGAGATGGGACAGGTCCTCATCACGGGCGCCTACTCCCCGAACATCAAGGAACGCCGCGACTGCTCGACCGCGCTGTTCGACCGGGAGGGGCGGATGGTCGCGCAGGCAGAACACATCCCCGTCCACCTGGGCGCGATGCCCGAGGCCGTCGAGACGGTCCGGGAGAAGGACCCACGGCCGGGCGACGTCTTCGTGTTGAACGACCCCTTCGCGGGCGGGACGCACCTCCCGGACATCACGATGGTCTCGCCGCTGACCGTGAGCGAGGAGATCGTCGGCTACGCCGTCTCCAGGGCGCACCACGCCGACGTCGGCGGCTCGACCCCGGGGAGCATGCCCGCGGGGGCCCGCGAGATCTACGAGGAGGGGCTGCGACTGCCGGCGGTTCGGCTCCAAGCGGGCGGGGAGACCAACGACGACGTGATGGAGATCCTGCTCGCGAACGTCCGGAACGCGGGCGAGCGCCGCGCGGACCTGCGCGCCCAGCTCGCGGCAAACGACCGCGCCGAGGACAGGTTGGAGGACCTCTTCTCCGAACACGGCCGAGGGGTCGTCGAGGAGGGGTTCGACGCCGTGATCGACTACTCCAGAGAGCGGATCGAGGCGGAGATCGCCGAGCTGCCCGACGGCACCTACGAGGCGACCGACGTGCTGGAGGGCGACGGGATCACCGAGGAGGAGATCCCGATCGCGGCGACGGTCACCGTCGAGGGCGAGTCGATCGACGTGGACTTCGAGGGGAGTTCGAAGCAGGTCCCGGGCAACGTCAACGCGCCGCTCTCGGTGGCGAAGAGCGCGGTCTACTTCGTCGTGCGCTGCGTGACTGACCCCGAGATCCCGCCGAACCACGGCTGTTACGAGCCCGTCTCGGTGAGCGCGCCCGAGGGCTCGCTGTTGAACCCGCGACCCCCGGCGGCGGTCGTCGGCGGAAACGTCGAGACGAGCCAGCGGGTCACCGACACCGTCTTCCTCG contains:
- a CDS encoding hydantoinase/oxoprolinase family protein, with the protein product MTTRYTHIGVDVGGTFTDVALYTDGDLTTAKVPSTEDQSVGVMAGIEKACEEAGIAPGEVDAFSHAMTVSVNALLERNGAKTALVTTDGFRDVLEIGRQARPDLYDLDAEKPAPLVPRKRRYELDERATPEGIEERVDEGAVRDLARELDGEVESVAVCLLHAYAHADNERRVAELLREELDVPVSTSSEVLAEFREFERSSTTAVDAYVTPAIDSYVGRLAERATEAGVPIPRIMQSNGGTAEAETVREHAVTTTLSGPAAGVVGAGATVESEEGLVTFDMGGTSSDVSLVREGEIERTTDAEIDGIPIGTPMVDVNTVGAGGGSIAWVDSGGALRVGPRSAGAEPGPACYGKGGERTTVTDANVVLGYIGPETALGGEMTLDVEAAHAALARLAEEADLDGALEAARGVYRVANANMARAVRAVTVERGYDPRGFGLVAFGGAGPMHAVSLAESLDIERVVVPRPAGVLSAFGLLAADEKHDAVRTYRSPLGEADIEAVESVYAELEERVREETATGEPAVERAADLRYVGQSFEITVPLSEFDPAALEERFHAAHNQAYGYRMNEAVELVNLRATATVPREAPRVAYEGAGDPVVGEREAYFPGGGRREATVYDRDRLAPGERVAGPAVLEQAESTTVLPPEWVGTVETDGTLTARRQD
- a CDS encoding hydantoinase B/oxoprolinase family protein → MDAITLEILRNQLESIAEEMGQVLITGAYSPNIKERRDCSTALFDREGRMVAQAEHIPVHLGAMPEAVETVREKDPRPGDVFVLNDPFAGGTHLPDITMVSPLTVSEEIVGYAVSRAHHADVGGSTPGSMPAGAREIYEEGLRLPAVRLQAGGETNDDVMEILLANVRNAGERRADLRAQLAANDRAEDRLEDLFSEHGRGVVEEGFDAVIDYSRERIEAEIAELPDGTYEATDVLEGDGITEEEIPIAATVTVEGESIDVDFEGSSKQVPGNVNAPLSVAKSAVYFVVRCVTDPEIPPNHGCYEPVSVSAPEGSLLNPRPPAAVVGGNVETSQRVTDTVFLALAKAAPDRVPAQGQGTMNNLTVGGRNGEFAYYETIGGGFGARADKDGMDGVQVGMTNTLNTPIESLETEYPMRVEEYSLREGSGGRGRHRGGLGLVRSVRLAEPATVSLLTERRRYGPRGVAGGEDGKPGENLIDGELVSAKTTRDVPAGALITVKTPGGGGHGDLENRDPELTERDRENGVGE